TGAGAAGATGCTTAGGTAAACCGCTTTTTGCCTCATAAAGCTCACCCAGACCCTTCTTTATAAACTCCCTTACAAAGGGTATTTGAGAGTTTATAATCTCTTCTCTTGTGCCTATTTGGACGACTTGACCATCCTTTATTATCATTATCCTGTCTGAAATAGAAAAGGCAGAAACAAGGTCGTGAGATACCACTATAGCGGTTGAGCCTGTTTTTTCTCTAAGGTTAACTATAAGCTCATCTATAAGCCTGCTTGTAATAGGGTCAAGTCCAGAAGTTGGCTCGTCGTATATAAGGAGTTCTGGCTCTGTGGCTATGGCTCTTGCTATACCAACTCTTTTTTTCATACCACCCGATAACTCAGATGGGTATAGGTCAAGATGGTCCTCCGAAAGTCCCACCATTTTTAGGTATTTTATAGCGAGGGATTTTAGTTCCTCTTCCTTGTAGTTTCCATGCTCTAAGTGATAAAAGACCACGTTCTCCCACACAGTAAGACTATCAAAAAGTGCTGCACCTTGAAAAACATACCCTATTCTCCTTCTAACATCATCAAGACCAGCCTGGCTAAGAGATGAAATATCATTACCAAAAACTTCCACTCTTCCACTGGTTGGCTTTAGAAGTCCCACAAGACACTTGGTTATAGTGGTCTTACCACTGCCACTTCCACCCAGTATGGTAAAAACCTCCCCCTTATAAACCTCAAAGCTCACATCTTTGAGTATCTGCCTGTCTCCTATCGTGAGATTAAGGCTTTCTACAGAAACGATGGGTTTCATGCAGACCTCAAAGCATCAAGCACAAGTTGGTCAAGCTCTCCAGCCTTCTGCAGGTCTCCCGTGTGCATAAAGGGTATAGTTCCAGTTATCGTCCCACCAGGGAAGAGATTATTCTCCACGCTTTGTATCTTGACCTCAAACACAGAGACGGGAAACTTTACCTCTTCTATCCTATCAATTAAAAGGCTGGCGTTTCCATAACATGCAAGAGCCTTGTCCTGTGCTATAAGCATAAGACATACCTGTCCCGTCTGGAGTATATTCTTAGCACTCTTTGCGTTAGAACTCAAGGCAATTCTAATAGTTCTTTCGTCTATGGGATAAACCCATGTTATAAAGGTCATGTGTATGTTGCCTTCTTTGTCGGAAGTGGCAAGCACCACTGGAAAAACTCCAAGATTCCTCATAAGGTCAACAAGCTCCTTTGGAAGCATTTTTTACCTCCTTGTGAGTTTTCTAAAAATATATACCCTTTGTAGGGTAGTAGCCAAAGAACCCAAGGCTATAAGAAAAACCGCAGGAAATATAAGGTCAAGTGCTATTCCCGTTAAGAGCACCATCCACCTTTCTGGTCTTTCAAAAAGACCTACCTTTAGCTCATAGCCAAGACCTTCCGCCCTTGCCCTTGCATAGCTAACAGTAAAGGAAAAAAGCATGGCAAGGAGAGAAACCACCGAGAGAACCTTATCCTCAGAGGAGAGGGCTATAGCTATAAAGGGAAGGGCGTCAGAAACCCTGTCAAGCAAAGAGTCAAGAAAGGCACCAAAACTTGAACTCTTTCCTAACCTTCTTGCAAGAGCACCGTCTATGGCATCAGAAAGAGCACCCAAAAGCAAGA
The sequence above is a segment of the Aquificaceae bacterium genome. Coding sequences within it:
- a CDS encoding ATP-binding cassette domain-containing protein, translated to MKPIVSVESLNLTIGDRQILKDVSFEVYKGEVFTILGGSGSGKTTITKCLVGLLKPTSGRVEVFGNDISSLSQAGLDDVRRRIGYVFQGAALFDSLTVWENVVFYHLEHGNYKEEELKSLAIKYLKMVGLSEDHLDLYPSELSGGMKKRVGIARAIATEPELLIYDEPTSGLDPITSRLIDELIVNLREKTGSTAIVVSHDLVSAFSISDRIMIIKDGQVVQIGTREEIINSQIPFVREFIKKGLGELYEAKSGLPKHLLITG
- a CDS encoding pyridoxamine 5'-phosphate oxidase family protein codes for the protein MLPKELVDLMRNLGVFPVVLATSDKEGNIHMTFITWVYPIDERTIRIALSSNAKSAKNILQTGQVCLMLIAQDKALACYGNASLLIDRIEEVKFPVSVFEVKIQSVENNLFPGGTITGTIPFMHTGDLQKAGELDQLVLDALRSA
- a CDS encoding CDP-alcohol phosphatidyltransferase family protein, coding for MSYIVRELKPTFEKLTEPLVLLLQRLGATPNFITFLGLLLVALGSIVLYLGYTLLSFFLLLLGALSDAIDGALARRLGKSSSFGAFLDSLLDRVSDALPFIAIALSSEDKVLSVVSLLAMLFSFTVSYARARAEGLGYELKVGLFERPERWMVLLTGIALDLIFPAVFLIALGSLATTLQRVYIFRKLTRR